CCCGGAAGATTGCTCGTATTGTCCCCAGGCAGCCAGGTATAGTACAGAGGTGAAAGTTCACAAGATTTTACCTAAAGAGGAGGTGCTTCAGTTAGCCGAAAGGGCGAGGGAAGGCGGGGCATCCAGAATGTGCCTGGGTGCTGCATGGCGGGAGGTGCGTGACAATGCAGATTTTGACCGGGTGATCGAAATGGTGCGTGGGATCAATGCCATGGGTATGGAGGTATGCTGCACCTTAGGTATGCTTACAAAGGAACAGGCGCAACGCCTGGCCGAAGCTGGCTTGCATGCGTATAATCATAACCTGGATACCTCGGAGGAGAACTATGGCGAAATTATCACAACCCGAAGCTACAAAGATCGGATTGAAACAATTGAAAATGTCCGCAAAGCCGGAATAACCGTTTGCTCCGGAGGAATTATTGGAATGGGAGAGAGTATTGACGACCGGATTGATATGCTTCTGACGCTCGCCTCTCTGGATCCGCAGCCGGAATCTGTTCCTATCAATGCCCTGGTTCCTGTTGCGGGTACTCCGCTTGAAAACCAGCCCCTCGTAGCTATTTGGGATATGATACGCATGATAGCAACAACGCGGATCTGTATGCCTGAATCCAATGTGCGTCTCTCGGCCGGCCGAACCCGCATGAGCAGGGAAGGACAGGCGCTTTGTTTTCTTGCCGGTGCCAATTCGATCTTTGCCGGGGAGAAGTTACTTACAACGCCCAACCCTGAACTTGAGGAGGATAAAGAATTGTTTAGTATACTGGGTCTTACTCCCGCCCCGTCAAATGCGGAAACTGCAGGCAACTATTCGGGCCTGGCAAACGTCCAATAATTAACCCCATGGTACGCCTCCCGGCTCTTCTGTTGATTCTCGCTTTGTCCGCCGGACCTGTTTTCGCACAGAAAACTAAGGCAAAAAAGGGTCCTAAAACCGGAGGTAGCTTTCTGTCAAAACTGGACCGAAAATATGCCAAGTATTTCGCTGCTCTGGGAGCCGGGAAGGGAAAATCTTATTGGAATTCGGAGTTAGGTAACACGCTCATATATGACCTCAGCGGCGCATCCTATGCCTCCGGTAACATCAAGTTCAGAACATCCGGTGTCTACGACAACTATTTTCTGGATGTGTGTATGCCTATTTCTACTTTTCGCCTGGGCATTGGGATCAATTTCCAGTATCATTACATCGACAGGCTGACACTCGAACAGGCAACCGGGGATAAAATTATTTTATATTCCGAATCTTTCAGGATGGATAAGATCTATGTGCAGTATGAGGTGCCCTTTGCACCAAAATCTGAGCATCCCCTGGCTTGCAGCCTGAAAGGCCATATCGGGTACTTCGGAGTTTCAT
This is a stretch of genomic DNA from Bacteroidia bacterium. It encodes these proteins:
- the bioB gene encoding biotin synthase BioB, producing the protein MSEQKRKWNRQDLKAVYEMPLLELIVRASDVHRRYHKVGEVQVSSLISVKTGGCPEDCSYCPQAARYSTEVKVHKILPKEEVLQLAERAREGGASRMCLGAAWREVRDNADFDRVIEMVRGINAMGMEVCCTLGMLTKEQAQRLAEAGLHAYNHNLDTSEENYGEIITTRSYKDRIETIENVRKAGITVCSGGIIGMGESIDDRIDMLLTLASLDPQPESVPINALVPVAGTPLENQPLVAIWDMIRMIATTRICMPESNVRLSAGRTRMSREGQALCFLAGANSIFAGEKLLTTPNPELEEDKELFSILGLTPAPSNAETAGNYSGLANVQ